GAGACTAGCTCTCAGTCACTTCCATCAACTGCCGCCTGAGTGGATTCTGCCGGGTAACGGCTCCGCAGAATTACTCACTTTATTAGGTAGGGAGTTAGCTCAATTAGCCGCGACAATTTTAATCACTCCAGCCTTTGGTGACTACTACCGAACCTTGGCAGCGTATAACGCTAATGTGCTGGAGTGTCCTTTGTCATTTGTGACTGGTCATTGGTCATTGGTCATTGACCAAGGACAAAGGACAAATGACAAAGGGCTATTGTTGAATAATCCCCACAACCCAACCGGAAAGATATTTTCACGGGACTCTATTTTGCCCTACCTAGAGCAATTTGCTTTAGTTGTGGTGGATGAAGCATTTATGGATTTTGTGCCGCCTAATGAGGAACAAAGCCTGATTCCGGTGGTGCAAGAATATGCGAATTTAGTAGTATTGCGATCGCTAACCAAATTTTACAGTCTCCCAGGACTGCGATTAGGATATGCGATCGCCCACCCCGACTGTCTAGCTAAATGGCAGCTATGGCGTGACCCCTGGCCCGTAAACACCCTAGCGGCGGCGGCGGCAATTGCAGCCCTCCAAGATACAGAGTTTCAGCAGCAAACCTGGGCATGGCTACCATCTGCACGAAACCAACTCTTTCAGGGTTTGGCTAAAATACCAGGATTGCAACCCCAAGTAAGTGCTGCTAACTTTGTACTGGTTGAGTCCCAAAAGTCTACTTCGCAGTTACAGCAACAATTACTCAAGCATCACCAGATTTTAATCCGTGATTGCCTTAGTTTTAAAGAACTAGGCGATCGCTTTTTCCGGGTTGCTGTACGTGAAGAGTCCGATAATCAACGCTTACTAACAGCGCTAAAAGAGTAGAGACGCGATTAATCGCATCTCTACTCCTAATTCTTATACAGACGCGATTAATCGTGTCTCCAAACTCCTAACTTTAAATTCGCGTGACCGTTGACTATGATGTTGTAATTATTGGCGGTAGTCTTGCTGGATACTACGCTGCCCTTGCTGCCAGCCAACTACGTGCTACAGTTGCCTTGGTGGAACCCAAAGTAGACTACGAGTTTACTTATCACCATGCTCTTACCGAAATCAGTAAACTAGGGCAGAAGTTGAATCATGCCGCTAGTTTTGGTATTCATGCCACACACATTGATACCTCAGAAGAATGCCATATATCTATGGCATGGCAAGAAGCAATGCTGTATGCTCAATGCGTTGCTTCAAATCTCAAAGAACAGCATTCTCCAGCTATCCTAGCCGCGCTAGGAGTAGATGTCATAGTTGGTAGTGGTCAATTTCAATCTTCACCTCAACTAGCTTTTGCTGTTAACAATCGCTTACTACGCGCCCGTACCTACTTGCTGGCCACTGGTTCGCATCCAGAAATTCCTGAGATTGAAGGATTGCAAGCCACTGGCTACCTAACCCTATCTAATATTTGGCAATCCTTA
This Nostoc sp. KVJ3 DNA region includes the following protein-coding sequences:
- the cobD gene encoding threonine-phosphate decarboxylase CobD, with product MRQPAHGGNLAWAAALAGCPPDAILDFSASISPLGPPNSAIAAILSQIGNLKHYPDPNYSELRLALSHFHQLPPEWILPGNGSAELLTLLGRELAQLAATILITPAFGDYYRTLAAYNANVLECPLSFVTGHWSLVIDQGQRTNDKGLLLNNPHNPTGKIFSRDSILPYLEQFALVVVDEAFMDFVPPNEEQSLIPVVQEYANLVVLRSLTKFYSLPGLRLGYAIAHPDCLAKWQLWRDPWPVNTLAAAAAIAALQDTEFQQQTWAWLPSARNQLFQGLAKIPGLQPQVSAANFVLVESQKSTSQLQQQLLKHHQILIRDCLSFKELGDRFFRVAVREESDNQRLLTALKE